One window from the genome of Cricetulus griseus strain 17A/GY chromosome 2, alternate assembly CriGri-PICRH-1.0, whole genome shotgun sequence encodes:
- the Tamalin gene encoding protein TAMALIN isoform X4 → MVTFVCRVHESSPAQLAGLTPGDTIASVNGLNVEGIRHREIVDIIKASGNVLRLETLYGTSIRKAELEARLQYLKQTLYEKWGEYRSLMVQEQRLVHGLVVKDPSIYDTLESVRSCLYGAGLLPGSLPFGPLLAAPGGPRGSVRRAKGDTDDAVYHTCFFGGAEPQALPPPPPPARTPGPGSAQAPASVLCPAARATLSRSASVRCAGPGGGGGGGAPGALWTEAREQALCGAGLRKTKYRSFRRRLLKFIPGLNRSLEEEESQL, encoded by the exons ATGGTGACCTTCGTCTGCCGAGTTCATGAGTCCAGCCCTGCCCAGCTGGCTGGGCTCACACCAG GGGACACCATCGCCAGTGTCAATGGTCTCAATGTGGAAGGCATCCGGCACCGGGAGATTGTTGATATCATCAAGGCATCTGGCAACGTTCTCAG ACTGGAAACTCTGTATGGGACATCCATTCGGAAAGCAGAACTGGAGGCGCGCCTGCAGTACCTTAAG CAAACCCTGTATGAGAAGTGGGGAGAATACAGATCACTAATGGTTCAGGAGCAGCGGCTCGTTCATG GCCTAGTGGTGAAGGACCCAAGCATCTATGACACACTGGAGTCCGTGCGCTCCTGCCTCTACGGCGCTGGCCTGCTCCCTGGCTCCCTGCCCTTTGGGCCTCTGCTCGCTGCGCCTGGGGGTCCCCGCGGGAGCGTGCGGCGGGCCAAGGGGGACACTGACGACGCCGTGTACCACACGTGCTTCTTCGGGGGTGCCGAGCCGCAGGCTCTGCCGCCCCCGCCGCCCCCCGCGCGCACGCCAGGCCCGGGCTCCGCCCAGGCCCCGGCTTCAGTGCTGTGTCCCGCAGCCCGCGCCACGCTCAGCCGCAGTGCCAGTGTGCGGTGCGCGGGCCCGGGAGGGGGTGGCGGCGGGGGCGCGCCGGGCGCGCTCTGGACTGAGGCCCGCGAACAGGCCCTGTGTGGCGCCGGCCTACGCAAGACCAAGTACCGCAGCTTCCGCCGGCGGCTGCTCAAGTTTATCCCCGGACTCAACCGCTccctggaggaagaggagagccagcTGTAG
- the Tamalin gene encoding protein TAMALIN isoform X5: protein MARLTLRLGCFSLTPFSGPAFADACLPMKVLTLEKTDNQTFGFEIQTYGLHHREEQRVEMVTFVCRVHESSPAQLAGLTPGDTIASVNGLNVEGIRHREIVDIIKASGNVLRLETLYGTSIRKAELEARLQYLKQTLYEKWGEYRSLMVQEQRLVHGLVVKDPSIYDTLESVRSCLYGAGLLPGSLPFGPLLAAPGGPRGSVRRAKGDTDDAVYHTCFFGGAEPQALPPPPPPARTPGPGSAQAPASVLCPAARATLSRSASVRCAGPGGGGGGGAPGALWTEAREQALCGAGLRKTKYRSFRRRLLKFIPGLNRSLEEEESQL from the exons ATGGCCAGACTCACTCTAAGGCTGGGGTGCTTCAGCCTCACCCCTTTCTCAGGGCCAGCCTTTGCTGATGCCTGCCTCCCCAT GAAGGTGCTGACTTTGGAGAAGACGGACAACCAGACCTTCGGCTTTGAGATCCAG ACTTATGGCCTTCACCACCGAGAGGAGCAGCGTGTAGAGATGGTGACCTTCGTCTGCCGAGTTCATGAGTCCAGCCCTGCCCAGCTGGCTGGGCTCACACCAG GGGACACCATCGCCAGTGTCAATGGTCTCAATGTGGAAGGCATCCGGCACCGGGAGATTGTTGATATCATCAAGGCATCTGGCAACGTTCTCAG ACTGGAAACTCTGTATGGGACATCCATTCGGAAAGCAGAACTGGAGGCGCGCCTGCAGTACCTTAAG CAAACCCTGTATGAGAAGTGGGGAGAATACAGATCACTAATGGTTCAGGAGCAGCGGCTCGTTCATG GCCTAGTGGTGAAGGACCCAAGCATCTATGACACACTGGAGTCCGTGCGCTCCTGCCTCTACGGCGCTGGCCTGCTCCCTGGCTCCCTGCCCTTTGGGCCTCTGCTCGCTGCGCCTGGGGGTCCCCGCGGGAGCGTGCGGCGGGCCAAGGGGGACACTGACGACGCCGTGTACCACACGTGCTTCTTCGGGGGTGCCGAGCCGCAGGCTCTGCCGCCCCCGCCGCCCCCCGCGCGCACGCCAGGCCCGGGCTCCGCCCAGGCCCCGGCTTCAGTGCTGTGTCCCGCAGCCCGCGCCACGCTCAGCCGCAGTGCCAGTGTGCGGTGCGCGGGCCCGGGAGGGGGTGGCGGCGGGGGCGCGCCGGGCGCGCTCTGGACTGAGGCCCGCGAACAGGCCCTGTGTGGCGCCGGCCTACGCAAGACCAAGTACCGCAGCTTCCGCCGGCGGCTGCTCAAGTTTATCCCCGGACTCAACCGCTccctggaggaagaggagagccagcTGTAG
- the Tamalin gene encoding protein TAMALIN isoform X2 — translation MTLRRLRKLQQKEEAAAAPDLAARVPDSEAARASPAPTPSGHPAAAASSGAPGDELYAALEDYHPAELYRALAVSGGTLPRRKGSGFRWKNLSQSPEQQRKVLTLEKTDNQTFGFEIQTYGLHHREEQRVEMVTFVCRVHESSPAQLAGLTPGDTIASVNGLNVEGIRHREIVDIIKASGNVLRLETLYGTSIRKAELEARLQYLKQTLYEKWGEYRSLMVQEQRLVHGLVVKDPSIYDTLESVRSCLYGAGLLPGSLPFGPLLAAPGGPRGSVRRAKGDTDDAVYHTCFFGGAEPQALPPPPPPARTPGPGSAQAPASVLCPAARATLSRSASVRCAGPGGGGGGGAPGALWTEAREQALCGAGLRKTKYRSFRRRLLKFIPGLNRSLEEEESQL, via the exons ATGACCCTCCGCCGACTCAGGAAGCTGCAGCAGAAGGAGGAGGCAGCGGCTGCGCCGGACCTCGCTGCCCGGGTTCCCGACTCGGAAGCGGCTCGAGCATCACCTGCCCCGACCCCCTCAGGCCACCCAGCTGCCGCCGCTTCGTCCGGAGCTCCGGGCGACGAGCTGTACGCGGCGCTGGAGGACTACCACCCCGCGGAGCTGTACCGCGCGCTCGCCGTGTCCGGGGGCACCCTGCCCCGCCGAAAG GGCTCAGGATTCCGTTGGAAGAATCTCAGTCAGAGTCCCGAGCAGCAGCG GAAGGTGCTGACTTTGGAGAAGACGGACAACCAGACCTTCGGCTTTGAGATCCAG ACTTATGGCCTTCACCACCGAGAGGAGCAGCGTGTAGAGATGGTGACCTTCGTCTGCCGAGTTCATGAGTCCAGCCCTGCCCAGCTGGCTGGGCTCACACCAG GGGACACCATCGCCAGTGTCAATGGTCTCAATGTGGAAGGCATCCGGCACCGGGAGATTGTTGATATCATCAAGGCATCTGGCAACGTTCTCAG ACTGGAAACTCTGTATGGGACATCCATTCGGAAAGCAGAACTGGAGGCGCGCCTGCAGTACCTTAAG CAAACCCTGTATGAGAAGTGGGGAGAATACAGATCACTAATGGTTCAGGAGCAGCGGCTCGTTCATG GCCTAGTGGTGAAGGACCCAAGCATCTATGACACACTGGAGTCCGTGCGCTCCTGCCTCTACGGCGCTGGCCTGCTCCCTGGCTCCCTGCCCTTTGGGCCTCTGCTCGCTGCGCCTGGGGGTCCCCGCGGGAGCGTGCGGCGGGCCAAGGGGGACACTGACGACGCCGTGTACCACACGTGCTTCTTCGGGGGTGCCGAGCCGCAGGCTCTGCCGCCCCCGCCGCCCCCCGCGCGCACGCCAGGCCCGGGCTCCGCCCAGGCCCCGGCTTCAGTGCTGTGTCCCGCAGCCCGCGCCACGCTCAGCCGCAGTGCCAGTGTGCGGTGCGCGGGCCCGGGAGGGGGTGGCGGCGGGGGCGCGCCGGGCGCGCTCTGGACTGAGGCCCGCGAACAGGCCCTGTGTGGCGCCGGCCTACGCAAGACCAAGTACCGCAGCTTCCGCCGGCGGCTGCTCAAGTTTATCCCCGGACTCAACCGCTccctggaggaagaggagagccagcTGTAG
- the Tamalin gene encoding protein TAMALIN isoform X3 yields the protein MRAAPAHSLRLRGSGFRWKNLSQSPEQQRKVLTLEKTDNQTFGFEIQTYGLHHREEQRVEMVTFVCRVHESSPAQLAGLTPGDTIASVNGLNVEGIRHREIVDIIKASGNVLRLETLYGTSIRKAELEARLQYLKQTLYEKWGEYRSLMVQEQRLVHGLVVKDPSIYDTLESVRSCLYGAGLLPGSLPFGPLLAAPGGPRGSVRRAKGDTDDAVYHTCFFGGAEPQALPPPPPPARTPGPGSAQAPASVLCPAARATLSRSASVRCAGPGGGGGGGAPGALWTEAREQALCGAGLRKTKYRSFRRRLLKFIPGLNRSLEEEESQL from the exons ATGCGGGCCGCACCCGCTCACTCTCTGCGTCTCCGG GGCTCAGGATTCCGTTGGAAGAATCTCAGTCAGAGTCCCGAGCAGCAGCG GAAGGTGCTGACTTTGGAGAAGACGGACAACCAGACCTTCGGCTTTGAGATCCAG ACTTATGGCCTTCACCACCGAGAGGAGCAGCGTGTAGAGATGGTGACCTTCGTCTGCCGAGTTCATGAGTCCAGCCCTGCCCAGCTGGCTGGGCTCACACCAG GGGACACCATCGCCAGTGTCAATGGTCTCAATGTGGAAGGCATCCGGCACCGGGAGATTGTTGATATCATCAAGGCATCTGGCAACGTTCTCAG ACTGGAAACTCTGTATGGGACATCCATTCGGAAAGCAGAACTGGAGGCGCGCCTGCAGTACCTTAAG CAAACCCTGTATGAGAAGTGGGGAGAATACAGATCACTAATGGTTCAGGAGCAGCGGCTCGTTCATG GCCTAGTGGTGAAGGACCCAAGCATCTATGACACACTGGAGTCCGTGCGCTCCTGCCTCTACGGCGCTGGCCTGCTCCCTGGCTCCCTGCCCTTTGGGCCTCTGCTCGCTGCGCCTGGGGGTCCCCGCGGGAGCGTGCGGCGGGCCAAGGGGGACACTGACGACGCCGTGTACCACACGTGCTTCTTCGGGGGTGCCGAGCCGCAGGCTCTGCCGCCCCCGCCGCCCCCCGCGCGCACGCCAGGCCCGGGCTCCGCCCAGGCCCCGGCTTCAGTGCTGTGTCCCGCAGCCCGCGCCACGCTCAGCCGCAGTGCCAGTGTGCGGTGCGCGGGCCCGGGAGGGGGTGGCGGCGGGGGCGCGCCGGGCGCGCTCTGGACTGAGGCCCGCGAACAGGCCCTGTGTGGCGCCGGCCTACGCAAGACCAAGTACCGCAGCTTCCGCCGGCGGCTGCTCAAGTTTATCCCCGGACTCAACCGCTccctggaggaagaggagagccagcTGTAG